The Prochlorococcus marinus XMU1404 region ATTCCACAGTTTCCACAAAAACTACTACTACTAATTTTTTTTAATTATTTAATTAATTATTTATATTAGAAGGTAAAAAAATAATTTATTGAATTTAATTAACGATAAAAGTATATTGAGTGTGTAAAGAAATCCGATTGAAGATGGAGATTATTTGTAATCAAAATGAGTTAAATAATGCTATTCAATTAGTAGGCAAAGCAGTTGCTTCAAGACCAACACATCCTATTCTGGCCAATATACTTCTAACTGCTGATCAAGGCATAAATAAAATTAGCTTGACAGGATTTGATCTGAATTTAGGTATTCAGTCTTCTTTTGATGGAACTGTCAACAAAAGTGGGGCTATTACCATACCTTCAAAACTTTTATCTGAAATAGTAAATAAGCTACCTAATGAAACTCCAGTCTCTATAGAAGTTGAAGAGAATTCGGATAATGTTTTAATAAAAAGTGATAGAGGTTCTTTTAATCTTAAGGGTATACCATCAGATGACTATCCTAATTTACCATTTGTAGAAAGTGGTACTTCTTTAAATATTGATCCTAGTTCTTTTTTAAAAGCTTTAAAGTCTACAATTTTCGCAAGTAGTAATGATGATTCAAAGCAATTACTTACGGGAGTCAATTTTACTTTTAAAAAAAATTACTTAGAGTCTGCTTCTACAGATGGCCATAGATTAGCTGTCGCGTTAATTGATAATGAAGAAATTGTAGAAAATAACGATAATTTATATTTGGATGAAAGTGATTTATCAGTAACTATTCCAACTAGATCATTAAGAGAAATTGAAAAACTAGTTACTTTAAAGAATTCAGAAAATTCAATAAAGCTTTTCTATGATAAAGGTCAAGTCGTTTTTATTTCTTCTAATCAAATTATTACAACAAGAACTCTTGAAGGTACTTATCCAAATTATTCACAATTAATCCCAGATAGTTTTTCAAAGATTTTTAATTTTAATACTAAAAAATTAATCGATGCTTTAGAAAGAATTGCTGTTTTAGCTGATCAGCAGAGTAGTGTGGTTAAAATTAAATTAGGAAATGATGATTTAGCTTCAATAAGTGCAGATGCACAAGATATCGGAAATGCAAATGAATCAATCCCAGTTTCTCATTCAGGAGAGGATTTTGATATTGCATTTAATGTTAGATATCTTTTAGAGGGTTTAAAAGTTATTGTGTCTGAAAATGTACTTTTAAAGTGTAATCTTTCAACTACTCCAGCCGTTTTAGTACCAGAAGATAATCTTAATTCTTTTACCTATTTAGTTATGCCTGTTCAGGTTCGTTCTTAATTTGAAATTACCTAAAGAAATTTTATTAAGTGAATTACTAAATTATACTGTTAAGGGTAATACGGCCCTTAATTATGGGAATGGTGAAAATGTTTGGATGCATCCCCCAGTCCATCGTATTTTAGGATGGTATTCTCGTCCTTCAAATTTTGATTTAAAAAGAAATGTTTGGAAATTAAATCAAATTAGTCAGATAATCGATAATGAAATCTATGTTAAAGGTGACCCTGCTATTTCTGATTTAGCAACTCTAAATAGATTTCCAACTTTAATAGAAGCAAATTTAATAAATATAAATGGTTCAAAAATAGGTGTCATAGCAGATTTTTTATTTGAAATGAAAACGGGTAAAATTAAATATTATTTAGTGTCTCGATCGAATCCTAAGATTCCTGGTTCTAGTAGATGGCAACTAAATATAGAAAACATTAATGATCAACAACCAGGTTTAGTATTTTGTGAAAGCGATTCTTTAGATGATTTATCTTTAGTAAAATCAAGTATTAAGAATGAATTTTTGCAAAAAGGAAAAAAAATTATAGATAGATTTGATGATATGAAAAATATAGCTTCAAATAGACTAGAGGATTGGCTTGAAGAAGATGAAGATATAAACCAAAACTTAGATTTTGAACAAAAAAGTTTTTATAATAACGGGAGAACACCGAAATCTTTCAGTGATAAAAGAGAAGATGACCCTTGGATCTAAATAATGATAAATTCAGAAAATAACGATTTTTATGATCTTAATGAAGTACTCAAAGTTGAAAATTTAAAAATTAATGATTACGAAGAAATTTGCAAAAGATTGAAGAGAAAACCAAATAGGACTGAATTAGGGATGTTTGGAGTTATGTGGTCTGAACATTGTTGTTATAGAAATTCAAAACCTTTACTATCTAAGTTTCCTACTAAAGGGAAAAACGTTTTGGTTGGTCCTGGAGAAAATGCCGGAGTTATTGATGTTGGAAATAATCAAAAACTTGTTTTTAAAATTGAAAGTCATAATCACCCTTCTGCTATTGAACCTTTTCAAGGGGCGGCAACAGGTGTGGGAGGAATATTAAGAGATATTTTCACAATGGGAGCAAGACCAATAGCTGTATTGAATTCATTGCGATTCGGAAATCTTGATAAATCATCAAATGTTGATTTGCTGCGGGGAGTGGTATCTGGTATTTCACATTATGGAAATTGTGTAGGTGTGCCTACCGTTGGAGGAGAAATTGACTTCGATGATAGTTATTCTGGAAATCCTTTGGTCAATGTGATGGCTTTAGGACTTTTAGAAACTAATGAGATCGTTTGTTCGGGAGCTAAAAATGTAGGATCACCAGTTTTATATGTTGGCAATACTACTGGCAGAGATGGAGTTGGTGGCGCAAGTTTCGCAAGTTCAGAATTAACTACCGCTTCATTAGATGATAGACCTGCAGTACAAGTAGGGGATCCGTTTATCGAGAAAAGTCTAATAGAAGCTTGTTTAGAAGCTTTTAAAACAGGAGATGTAATTGCAGCTCAAGATATGGGTGCAGCAGGTTTAACCTGTAGTAGTGCAGAAATGGCTGCAAATGGAAATTTAGGAATATCTATTAATTTAGATTTAGTACCCTCTAGAGAAGATAATATGTCTTCATATCAATATTTACTATCAGAATCGCAAGAGAGAATGTTGTTTGTTGTAAAAGAAGAAAAGATTAATGACCTAATTGAAAAATTTAAAAAATGGGGATTATATGCGAATGTAATTGGTGAAGTAATAGAGTCTAATGAGGTAATTATTTCGCAGAATAATAAAATTGTTGCTCAAATCCCTACTTCTGCTTTATCCGATGATACTCCTGTTAATTATCATACTGTGATTAAAAATCCACCTGATTATTTGTTAGAAAAATGGGAATGGAAAGAAAGTAATTTACCGGAAATTAAAGATCATAAAATATTGTCATTGAAGGATAATAAAATTTTTTCTTATTCACAAATCATTTTAAAACTGCTATCTAATCCTTCAATAGCTTCTAAAAGATGGATTTATAAACAATATGACTCTCAAGTGCAGTCAAATACAGTCTTTAAGCCTGGAGAATCAGATGCAGCTGTAATAAGATTAAGAGAACAAAATGAAAAAAATAAAAATAAAGTATTTTCTGGGGTTGCCGCTTCAGTTGACTGTAATAGCAGATGGGTTTCTCTTGATCCTTTTAGAGGAGCTGTAGCTGCAGTTGCAGAATCATCAAGAAACGTTAGTTGTGTTGGAGCTGAACCAGTAGCTATTACTAATAACTTAAATTTTTCTTCTCCTCACACTGAAATTGGGTATTGGCAACTTTCATCTTCATGTAATGGAATTTCTGAAGCTTGTAGAACTTTGGAAACTCCCGTTACAGGAGGAAATGTTTCCCTATACAATGAATCGAAAAATGAAGATAATAAAATAACTCCTATTAATCCTACTCCAGTTATTGGAATGGTTGGGACGATTGATAATGTTGAAAAAGCTATAAGCAGCGAATGGAAAAATATTGACGATCAAATCTGGTTAATTGGCTCTAATAAATCAGAAACAACAATTTCGGCCAGTTCTTATTTGGAATATTTTCATGGAGAAATTACAGGTCGACCCCCCCAAATAGATTTGTTAGATGAAAAGTTTTGCCAGAGTTTTTTAAGAAATGCGATCTTAAATAGCTTTGTAGTCTCTTCACACGATATTAGCGATGGTGGTTTAGCTATAGCCTTAGCAGAGTGCTGCATTTTGTCCTCAAAAGGTGCAACGATAGAATTAAACACAGATATTAATAGGTACGATAATTTATTGTTTGCAGAAGGAGGTTCTAGAATTATTTTTTCAATTGATAAAACGAAAGAAAATCAATGGCTCGATTATCTTAAAAAAATCAATATATATACCAAATCAAGTATATACGTAAAAAAAATTGGATATGTTTCTACTGAAACCTTTAAAATAAAAATTCAAGACAAAAATATATGCAATATTAGGGTTGAGGAATTAACTCAAAAATTTAATAATAGTATTTCAGATCGCTTTTAATATGAAAACCATTTCTCAATTATCAAAATTTTCAAGAAATTAAGTTATGTGTGGAATAGTTGGAATCGTTTCTTCAGATGATGTAAATCAACAAATTTATGATAGTCTTTTGCTTCTCCAGCATAGAGGTCAAGACTCAACTGGTATAGCTACAATGGAAAATAATTTTTTTCATATACATAAGGCTAAAGGTCAGGTTAATACTGCTTATAGAACTAGAGATATGAGGAATTTAATTGGAAAAGTTGGATTGGGTCATGTTAGGTACGCAACAAAAGGATCAGCAGAAAGTGTTGAGGAAGCACAGCCTTTTTATGTTAATGCTCCTTATGGGATTGTTTTAATACACAATGGCAATTTGACTAATACTAGAGATTTAGAAAAACAATTATTTAATATTGATAAGCGACATACGAATTCGTCAAGCGATACTGAAATGTTGTTAAATGTATTTGCGACAGAATTACAAGAACAAATTCATAATCAAGAATTGCAGCCTGATATTATTTTTGATGCTGTAAAATCTTTACATACAAGAATTCAGGGATCATATGCTTCAATTGCATTAATTTCAGGACATGGTTTATTAGCATTTAGAGATCCTTTCGGTATTCGACCTTTAGTTATAGGAAAAAGACTTTCACTAACTACAAAAAAAGATGAGTGGATGGTTGCTAGTGAATCTCTTGTGCTTGAGAATAATGATTATCAAATAGTTAGAGATGTAAATCCTGGAGAAGCTATTTTTATAAACCTTAATGGCGAATTTTTTTCTAAACAATGTTCTGAAAATCCCATTTTATTTCCATGTGCTTTTGAATACGTTTATCTAGCTAGGCCTGATTCAATTATGAATGGAATTTCCGTTTATAAAGCACGTTTAAAAATGGGAGATTATTTATCTGAAACAATAAAACAAACAATTGATTCTGGAGATATTGATGTTGTAATGCCTATTCCTGATTCTTCTCGACCAGCGGCTATGCAAGTTGCTAGACAATTAGGTATTGAGTATAGAGAAGGTTTTTTTAAAAATAGATATGTTGGTAGAACTTTCATAATGCCTGGTCAACAGAAACGTAAGAAATCTGTAAGACAAAAATTGAATGCTATGAGTGCAGAGTTTAAAAATAAAAATGTTTTAATAGTAGATGACTCTATAGTAAGAGGTACTACTTCAAAAGAAATTGTCCAAATGGCAAAAGATGCAGGAGCAAATAAAGTTTTTTTCACTTCAGCAGCACCTCCTGTTCGTTTCCCTCATGTTTATGGAATTAACATGCCTAATAGAGATGAATTAATAGCTCATGATAGAACAATTAGTCAAATTGCTGATAAACTTGAAATTGATAAATTGGTTTATCAAAATGTTGAAAATTTGCGAAAATCAATAATTAGTGATTCTCCAATAAAAGATTTGGAAATGAGTTGTTTTACTGGTTCATATGTAACAGGAACAGTAAATCAAGAGTATTTAGATTGGGTAGAAAATGAATATAAGTCTTAGTCAAGAAAACTTTCGAGTCTAAAACAATTTTCAAGATACTCGCCTTTATCTAATTTTAAAAAGTCAATTAAAAATGTTGTTTTATTAGACTTGAAATTTATTTTTTTAAAATCTAACCTAGCAGATTTATTTTTATTGGTTTCAATATCAAGGTAATAGTTACTAGGTAAAACTTTAAGAAAGTAATCGTTTTTTAGTTGGAATTTTTCATTTAGGTATCCCAAACTGTATTCATTTGCGTAATAAATTTCATCACTATTTATACAAAAGACTTTACCTTGCCTAGAAACTAAATAAATATTATCTCCATTTTGATACGGACAACAAGAAACAATTTTTTCAGTTGGTAAAAGTTTTGCAAGCAATAATCCTTGAGATTGTTTCGTGGTTGGCGTTAAAAATTTATTTGATAAATTGAATTTAAACATTCTTCCTATTGAGGTTAGGATAATTAAATTTTTTTCTTCGTTAGAAATAAATGAATCAATTGTTTTAATATTATTTTTTAATTTTGTTACCGAGAAAGATCTATTGCTTTTAATCATTTCACCATCAAATAAAACTTTTTTAAATCTTCCATCAGAATTCAAAATACATAAATAATTCTTTACTCCTTTTTTAATTGAATGAAAATTTATTATTTCATTTGGATTAATATTCCCAAGGTTTTTATTGTCCAATTTATAGTCATTATTAATATTAGTTTCCCAATCAATGTGAAAAACCTTTCCATTAACAGTTAGTCCAATTATTTTTATTTTTTTTTCGATATTACATATAAATTTTTGAATATTTTTATTATCAATGATTTTGTTTACATCTTCAAAGGATTTTTTGTAGTTATTTAAAATCATTTTTTTTAAATATAATCTATTGTCTATAAATAGTTTTGTTTTTTTATTGATAAGCTCTTCTAATATTTGATTATTGATAGTTTCTAATTCTTCATTTTGATCTATATTTTTAAGGATTTTTGTCCTTCTTTTAACATTAAATTTTTTCTTTAATATTATTAATTCTTCTGTTAGTAATTTAAGTAGTATTTTTCTATCAGTTAATAATTTTTGAAAATAATCCTTTTTTTCTTTTAATTTTTTTATATCAAGAATTATTTGATTTCTTTCTAGATTTGTTAGCCTTTTGAGGGGCATATCTAAAACTGAATTTGCCTGTTTTTCACTTAAAAAGAAATGATTAATTAATTTTGATTTAGCTTCTGCAGAATTTTCTGAGCCTTCAATAATCTCAATTACTTTTTTTATGTCTTTTGTCGCTTTTGATAAACCATTCAATATCTCAAGTTTTTCAAGAGTATTTATTAGAAAGTAATTAGTTCTTTTTCTAATTGTTTCTTCTCGAAATTCTAGAAAATAGCTAAGGTATTCTTTTAAGTTTAGTTGGACAGGTTTCCCTTTAATTAATGCTAAAAAAATGGCACCAAAGTTGGTTTGTAAAGTTGTTTTTTTATATAAATTAGAAATTACGAGTTCACTATTAGAATCTTTTTTTAACTCTATTACAATTCTCATTCCATCTCTGTCACTTTCATCCCTAATATCAGAGATCCCATTAATTTTGCCTGAATTAACAAGTTCTGCTAGTTTTTCAATCCAACCTGCTTTACTGATTTGAAAAGGAAGTTCTGTAATTATTAATGCATTTTTTTTATGTTTGCCCTTGCCTAAATTTATTTCTTCTGTATTTATAACTCCTCTTATTGTTACCGAACCTTTTCCTGTTTCATAAAGTTCTTCTATTGCTCGATTGAAAATTAATTCTCCTCCAGTTGGAAAATCAGGTCCCTTAATAATGTTAGAAAGTTTTTTATTAGTTAAATCTTTATTTTCTATTAAAGCAATTAAAGCATCCACTATTTCTTCAAGGTTATGAGGGGGAATGTTTGTTGCCATTCCAACAGCAATACCTGATGAGCCGTTTAACAATAAAAATGGAAGTTGGGCTGGTAGGACCTCTGGTTCTTTTTGTGAACCGTCAAAGTTATTTGAAAAATTTACTGTCTCTAATCCAATTTCTTCTAGAAAGCCTTTGTGTGCAATTGGTGCTAATCTTGTTTCGGTGTATCTCATTGCGGCTGGTGGATCATTATCCACAGATCCAAAATTTCCATGACCGTCAAGGGTAGGATATCTAGTAGAAAAATTTTGTACTAGTCTTACCAACGCATCATATACTGCTTGATCTCCATGAGGATGGTACTTCCCTAGTACATCTCCAACAACTCTTGCACATTTTCTAAATGGTTTATCGGGCGTTAAACCTAATTCATACATTGCAAAAAGTATTCTTCTCTGTACAGGTTTAAGACCGTCTCTTGCATCAGGAAGAGCTCGACCAACTATTACACTCATTGCATACTCTAGGTAAGAACGTTGCATTTCTTCTTGTAGAGAGATAGAAGTAAATTTTTTCTTATCCATCAGAGAGCAAAATTAAATATTTTTTGTTTAACTAAATTAAGACTAATAGGTAAATAAATATTTACCAGTATTGATAATTAAGAAGATGCATTTATTTTGGATTTCGCCAAGATAATATCTGTTTGAAGTTGATCATTCTGAAAAAGAATTTCTGTTGAGTTTTGTATTTTTTCACCCCACAATTGCTCTTTTCTATAGTCATAATTCACATATTTGGGATCTTTTGTTAAAGCTTTTTTTGCAAGTTGAAGCGCTAAGTTAATATCTTTCATTCTTAAACACGAAGCAAGTCCTAGTAATGGCTCCGCGTTTTCTTGAATTGAGATCGCTTTTTCAAAATGTTTTATGGATAGACTGATGTTGTTTTCCTCGAAATAAGCTAAACCTTGATTATTTATCGCTTGCCAGAAATTAGGTTTAATCTTTATAGATTTATCAAATACCTTGATTGCCTCCGAGTAATTTTTTTCCATTAATAAAATATTTCCTAATTGAAAAATAGCTTTATGGTTATTTGGTTCAAAGCTTAAACCTTCCTCTAAAGCAGTTTTTGCATATTCAAGTTGTGAGATCTTAAGATAAACATTACTTTTGGCAAAATATATTTCGCTATTGTTTGAACTGATTTTTTGGGCTTTATTTAGAGATATTAATGCTTTTTTATATAGTTTGTTAGCTACTTGTGCTTCAGCTAAAATTAACCATAGTTTTTCGTCTGTTTTATTAATTTTTATAGCTAATTTTGCTAGGTTTAGACTTTTTTTATATTGTCCAAAATATAAAAGTTGATATGCATCTTTCCCAATAGATAAGCTTTCTGATTCTAAATTTTTTTTTGTTGGTAAATAATAATATGGGACAACTGATTTAGCTTGATCTACTTCAAAAAAGTAAAAACAAATTAAAAAGATGCAAATTGTTTTGTTCAAGAATTTTTTCATATTTTTATCTATTATTAAGATTTGCCATTATGTTTCTTCTCCACATCCATGGCTTAATTCTTTTTAATGTAGTCCCTTTAAGATTTTTTTTC contains the following coding sequences:
- the dnaN gene encoding DNA polymerase III subunit beta, which translates into the protein MEIICNQNELNNAIQLVGKAVASRPTHPILANILLTADQGINKISLTGFDLNLGIQSSFDGTVNKSGAITIPSKLLSEIVNKLPNETPVSIEVEENSDNVLIKSDRGSFNLKGIPSDDYPNLPFVESGTSLNIDPSSFLKALKSTIFASSNDDSKQLLTGVNFTFKKNYLESASTDGHRLAVALIDNEEIVENNDNLYLDESDLSVTIPTRSLREIEKLVTLKNSENSIKLFYDKGQVVFISSNQIITTRTLEGTYPNYSQLIPDSFSKIFNFNTKKLIDALERIAVLADQQSSVVKIKLGNDDLASISADAQDIGNANESIPVSHSGEDFDIAFNVRYLLEGLKVIVSENVLLKCNLSTTPAVLVPEDNLNSFTYLVMPVQVRS
- a CDS encoding PRC-barrel domain-containing protein, producing MKLPKEILLSELLNYTVKGNTALNYGNGENVWMHPPVHRILGWYSRPSNFDLKRNVWKLNQISQIIDNEIYVKGDPAISDLATLNRFPTLIEANLININGSKIGVIADFLFEMKTGKIKYYLVSRSNPKIPGSSRWQLNIENINDQQPGLVFCESDSLDDLSLVKSSIKNEFLQKGKKIIDRFDDMKNIASNRLEDWLEEDEDINQNLDFEQKSFYNNGRTPKSFSDKREDDPWI
- the purL gene encoding phosphoribosylformylglycinamidine synthase subunit PurL: MINSENNDFYDLNEVLKVENLKINDYEEICKRLKRKPNRTELGMFGVMWSEHCCYRNSKPLLSKFPTKGKNVLVGPGENAGVIDVGNNQKLVFKIESHNHPSAIEPFQGAATGVGGILRDIFTMGARPIAVLNSLRFGNLDKSSNVDLLRGVVSGISHYGNCVGVPTVGGEIDFDDSYSGNPLVNVMALGLLETNEIVCSGAKNVGSPVLYVGNTTGRDGVGGASFASSELTTASLDDRPAVQVGDPFIEKSLIEACLEAFKTGDVIAAQDMGAAGLTCSSAEMAANGNLGISINLDLVPSREDNMSSYQYLLSESQERMLFVVKEEKINDLIEKFKKWGLYANVIGEVIESNEVIISQNNKIVAQIPTSALSDDTPVNYHTVIKNPPDYLLEKWEWKESNLPEIKDHKILSLKDNKIFSYSQIILKLLSNPSIASKRWIYKQYDSQVQSNTVFKPGESDAAVIRLREQNEKNKNKVFSGVAASVDCNSRWVSLDPFRGAVAAVAESSRNVSCVGAEPVAITNNLNFSSPHTEIGYWQLSSSCNGISEACRTLETPVTGGNVSLYNESKNEDNKITPINPTPVIGMVGTIDNVEKAISSEWKNIDDQIWLIGSNKSETTISASSYLEYFHGEITGRPPQIDLLDEKFCQSFLRNAILNSFVVSSHDISDGGLAIALAECCILSSKGATIELNTDINRYDNLLFAEGGSRIIFSIDKTKENQWLDYLKKINIYTKSSIYVKKIGYVSTETFKIKIQDKNICNIRVEELTQKFNNSISDRF
- the purF gene encoding amidophosphoribosyltransferase codes for the protein MCGIVGIVSSDDVNQQIYDSLLLLQHRGQDSTGIATMENNFFHIHKAKGQVNTAYRTRDMRNLIGKVGLGHVRYATKGSAESVEEAQPFYVNAPYGIVLIHNGNLTNTRDLEKQLFNIDKRHTNSSSDTEMLLNVFATELQEQIHNQELQPDIIFDAVKSLHTRIQGSYASIALISGHGLLAFRDPFGIRPLVIGKRLSLTTKKDEWMVASESLVLENNDYQIVRDVNPGEAIFINLNGEFFSKQCSENPILFPCAFEYVYLARPDSIMNGISVYKARLKMGDYLSETIKQTIDSGDIDVVMPIPDSSRPAAMQVARQLGIEYREGFFKNRYVGRTFIMPGQQKRKKSVRQKLNAMSAEFKNKNVLIVDDSIVRGTTSKEIVQMAKDAGANKVFFTSAAPPVRFPHVYGINMPNRDELIAHDRTISQIADKLEIDKLVYQNVENLRKSIISDSPIKDLEMSCFTGSYVTGTVNQEYLDWVENEYKS
- a CDS encoding DNA gyrase/topoisomerase IV subunit A, giving the protein MDKKKFTSISLQEEMQRSYLEYAMSVIVGRALPDARDGLKPVQRRILFAMYELGLTPDKPFRKCARVVGDVLGKYHPHGDQAVYDALVRLVQNFSTRYPTLDGHGNFGSVDNDPPAAMRYTETRLAPIAHKGFLEEIGLETVNFSNNFDGSQKEPEVLPAQLPFLLLNGSSGIAVGMATNIPPHNLEEIVDALIALIENKDLTNKKLSNIIKGPDFPTGGELIFNRAIEELYETGKGSVTIRGVINTEEINLGKGKHKKNALIITELPFQISKAGWIEKLAELVNSGKINGISDIRDESDRDGMRIVIELKKDSNSELVISNLYKKTTLQTNFGAIFLALIKGKPVQLNLKEYLSYFLEFREETIRKRTNYFLINTLEKLEILNGLSKATKDIKKVIEIIEGSENSAEAKSKLINHFFLSEKQANSVLDMPLKRLTNLERNQIILDIKKLKEKKDYFQKLLTDRKILLKLLTEELIILKKKFNVKRRTKILKNIDQNEELETINNQILEELINKKTKLFIDNRLYLKKMILNNYKKSFEDVNKIIDNKNIQKFICNIEKKIKIIGLTVNGKVFHIDWETNINNDYKLDNKNLGNINPNEIINFHSIKKGVKNYLCILNSDGRFKKVLFDGEMIKSNRSFSVTKLKNNIKTIDSFISNEEKNLIILTSIGRMFKFNLSNKFLTPTTKQSQGLLLAKLLPTEKIVSCCPYQNGDNIYLVSRQGKVFCINSDEIYYANEYSLGYLNEKFQLKNDYFLKVLPSNYYLDIETNKNKSARLDFKKINFKSNKTTFLIDFLKLDKGEYLENCFRLESFLD
- a CDS encoding tetratricopeptide repeat protein — protein: MKKFLNKTICIFLICFYFFEVDQAKSVVPYYYLPTKKNLESESLSIGKDAYQLLYFGQYKKSLNLAKLAIKINKTDEKLWLILAEAQVANKLYKKALISLNKAQKISSNNSEIYFAKSNVYLKISQLEYAKTALEEGLSFEPNNHKAIFQLGNILLMEKNYSEAIKVFDKSIKIKPNFWQAINNQGLAYFEENNISLSIKHFEKAISIQENAEPLLGLASCLRMKDINLALQLAKKALTKDPKYVNYDYRKEQLWGEKIQNSTEILFQNDQLQTDIILAKSKINASS